TGTAAATAAATACACATGGAATATAATATAACAATACTACAATAATATGAGAAGCACATGTAGAAAATGTTTTCTTTCTGGCATTCACAGTGTTTATTTTCAGAATTGTATTGAGAATATGGAGATAAGAAGTCAGTATTAGGATTAAACAGAGTAAGGCCACGGCTCCGATATTGGCTAGAGTCACTATCTTGTTGACTGTAGTATCAGCACAGGCCAGCTTCAAAATAGGGATAATGTCACAGAggaaatagtcaatttcattgGAACCACAGTAAGGTAGAGTGAAAGTTAACACTGTGTGAGTCATTGAGTGAAGAGATCCAGTCAACCAGCATCCAAAGGCAAAAGACTTACATATCCTCCAGCTCATCATGCGGGAGTAGTATAAAGGCCGACATATGGCCACATATCGATCATATGCCATGACAGTGTACAAGAAACACTCACAGCTTCCCAGGAAATGGAAAAAGTACAACTGACACGCACATCCACTAAATGGAATCGTCTTATATAATAGAAAATTCCCAAGTAACTCTGGTAATATGGCAGAAG
Above is a genomic segment from Hyla sarda isolate aHylSar1 chromosome 1, aHylSar1.hap1, whole genome shotgun sequence containing:
- the LOC130367204 gene encoding olfactory receptor 10G9-like, which codes for MDNTTSVITEFILRGIPYPVELRVPLIVLFSFIYIFTLLGNSFLIVAVKETPTLHTPMYFFLINLSFLDICLSSAILPELLGNFLLYKTIPFSGCACQLYFFHFLGSCECFLYTVMAYDRYVAICRPLYYSRMMSWRICKSFAFGCWLTGSLHSMTHTVLTFTLPYCGSNEIDYFLCDIIPILKLACADTTVNKIVTLANIGAVALLCLILILTSYLHILNTILKINTVNARKKTFSTCASHIIVVLLYYIPCVFIYMRPYSGSSLDCFVAIFYTLITPLLNPIVYSLRNKEVKVVLIKLRDLVAYSRKRQEQEESHNAGGKSSKFKSKSKRPFFVTPRKEEWQNPIKAKRKDTERKSSCG